A genomic window from Lutra lutra chromosome 17, mLutLut1.2, whole genome shotgun sequence includes:
- the NUTF2 gene encoding nuclear transport factor 2, with the protein MGDKPIWEQIGSSFIQHYYQLFDNDRTQLGAIYIDASCLTWEGQQFQGKAAIVEKLSSLPFQKIQHSITAQDHQPTPDSCIISMVVGQLKADEDPIMGFHQMFLLKNINDAWVCTNDMFRLALHNFG; encoded by the exons ATGGGAGACAAGCCAATTTGGGAGCAGATTGGATCCAGCTTCATTCAACATTACTACCAGTTATTTGATAACGACAGAACCCAACTAGGCGCAATTTAT ATTGACGCATCATGCCTTACGTGGGAAGGACAGCAGTTCCAGGGGAAAGCTGCTATTGTGGAGAAGCTGTCT AGCCTTCCGTTCCAGAAAATCCAGCACAGCATCACGGCACAGGACCATCAGCCCACGCCAGATAGCTGCATCATCAGCATGGTTGTGGGCCAGCTCAAG GCTGATGAAGACCCCATCATGGGGTTCCACCAGATGTTCCTCTTAAAGAACATCAACGATGCTTGGGTTTGCACCAATGACATGTTCAGGCTTGCCCTGCACAACTTCGGCTGA